One part of the Ictidomys tridecemlineatus isolate mIctTri1 chromosome 13, mIctTri1.hap1, whole genome shotgun sequence genome encodes these proteins:
- the Znf484 gene encoding zinc finger protein 484 isoform X1, whose product MEDGQISAPSLEEPKMSKSLGPVSFKDVTVEFSGEEWQHLDLAQRSLYRDVMLENYFNLISVGCPVPKPEVIFNLEQAEPRVWDEEASGQHCADGDIGFETSQQRLSEEFSFQCERVDLFTGDNLYSLLEKLWKPRGRCEGNQATPLRHVVFRDRAALADSRSCGYQDAGKIGHINTHLIPSRKGFHPGDAFGKNLKLVASLNNHNRNNATENHDEVISREDAVTHVDSHTEGSACGGKRCRERGGHKQALTPHPKSHAVENLPLFSDYVKVFTENSHLFAHQRIYAGEKQHECSKCETVFTQKPPLATPCRVSAGEEPFKCMVFGKSSHQKTRNEENFYKFSEYRRAFVQKSDQFRRQKDHPGEKPYEFSECVKSFSQNANLSIIKKNHTGGKHFECTDCGKAFTRKSTLSMHQKIHTGEKPYVCAECGKAFIRKSHFITHERIHTGEKPYECSDCGKCFIKKSQLHVHQRIHTGENPFICSQCGKVFTHKTNLIIHQKIHTGERPYICNECGKAFTDRSNLIKHQKIHTGEKPYKCNDCGKSFTWKSRLRIHQKCHTGERHYQCRECGKAFIQKSTLSMHQRIHRGEKPYVCNKCGKAFFHKSHFITHERIHTGEKPYECSDCGKSFTKKSQLHVHQQIHTGEKPYRCAECGKAFTDRSNLFTHQKIHTGEKPYKCNDCGKAFTRKSGLHIHQQSHTGERHYECSECGKAFARKSTLIMHQRIHTGEKPYVCTECGKSFIQKSHLNRHRRIHTGEKPYGCSDCGKSFIKKSQLHEHHRTHTGEKPYVCAECGKAFTIRSNLLKHQKIHSKQKPYKRSDFGKAFHWKVQLTSQHSVPQKSDAGEVECPVPQSWCGGTNKQEATA is encoded by the exons GGACCAGTGTCTTTCAAGGATGTAACCGTGGAGTTCAGCGGGGAGGAGTGGCAGCACTTGGACCTTGCCCAGAGAAGCCTGTACAGggatgtgatgctggagaactattTCAACCTGATCTCAGTGG GCTGTCCAGTTCCCAAACCAGAAGTCATCTTCAACCTGGAGCAAGCAGAGCCACGCGTGTGGGATGAGGAGGCCTCCGGTCAGCACTGTGCGG atggTGATATTGGTTTTGAGACTTCACAACAGAGACTATCTGAGGAATTTTCTTTCCAGTGTGAGAGGGTTGATCTCTTCACAGGAGATAACCTCTATTCCCTTTTAGAAAAATTGTGGAAGCCAAGGGGGAGATGTGAAGGAAACCAGGCCACGCCTTTACGTCACGTTGTCTTCAGGGACAGGGCAGCACTAGCTGATTCGAGGAGCTGTGGATACCAGGACGCTGGGAAAATTGGGCACATAAACACACATCTGATTCCTTCACGAAAAGGATTCCATCCTGGTGATGCCTTTGGAAAGAATCTGAAGCTCGTTGCAAGCTTAAATAATCATAATAGAAACAATGCAACAGAAAATCATGATGAGGTTATCAGCCGTGAGGATGCTGTTACTCACGTGGATTCTCATACGGAAGGGAGTGCTTGTGGAGGTAAGCGTTGTCGGGAACGTGGGGGTCATAAGCAAGCTCTCACTCCACATCCGAAAAGTCATGCTGTGGAAAATCTCCCTTTGTTTTCTGACTATGTAAAAGTTTTCACTGAGAATTCCCACCTCTTTGCACATCAGAGGATTTATGCTGGAGAAAAACAGCATGAGTGTAGTAAATGTGAGACAGTCTTCACCCAGAAGCCCCCACTTGCTACTCCTTGCAGAGTTTCTGCAGGAGAGGAGCCCTTTAAGTGTATGGTATTTGGGAAGTCAAGTCACCAGAAAACTCGTAATGAGGAAAATTTCTATAAATTCAGTGAATACAGAAGAGCCTTTGTCCAGAAGTCTGATCAGTTCAGACGCCAGAAAGACCATCCTGGAGAAAAACCCTATGAATTCAGTGAATGTGTGAAAAGCTTCTCACAGAATGCAAACCTcagcataattaaaaaaaatcatactggAGGGAAACACTTTGAATGTACTGACTGTGGAAAAGCCTTCACAAGGAAATCCACACTAAGTATGCATCAGaaaattcacacaggagaaaaacccTATGTATGTGctgagtgtgggaaagccttcatcCGGAAATCCCATTTTATCACACATgaaagaattcatactggagagaagccctatgaatgcagCGACTGTGGGAAATGctttataaaaaaatcacagCTCCATGTGCATCAGcgaattcacacaggagaaaatccTTTTATATGTTCACAATGTGGAAAGGTCTTCACTCACAAGACAAATCTCATTAtacaccagaaaattcatactggggAGAGACCCTACATATGtaatgaatgtgggaaagcctttactGACAGGTCCAATCtcattaaacaccaaaaaattcacactggagaaaaacctTATAAATGCAATGACTGTGGAAAATCATTCACCTGGAAGTCACGGCTCAGAATCCATCAGAAATGCCATACTGGCGAGAGACATTACCAGTGTCgtgagtgtgggaaagccttcattCAGAAGTCCACACTAAGTATGCACCAGAGGATTCACAGAGGAGAAAAGCCCTATGTGTGCAACAAGTGTGGGAAGGCCTTCTTCCACAAATCCCATTTTATCACACATGaaagaatccacactggagagaaaccctatgaatgcaGCGATTGTGGGAAATCCTTCACCAAGAAATCACAGCTCCACGTGCATCAGCAGattcacacaggagagaagccctacaggTGTGCTGAATGTGGAAAGGCCTTCACTGACAGGTCCAATCTCTTCACACACCAgaaaattcacactggagagaaaccctataaaTGTAATGActgtggaaaagccttcactcGAAAGTCAGGCCTCCACATACATCAGCAGTCCCACACTGGAGAAAGACATTACGAGTGCAgcgaatgtgggaaagcctttgctAGAAAGTCAACACTAATTATGCACCAGAGAATTCACACCGGAGAGAAACCCTATGTTTGTACTGAATGTGGGAAGTCCTTCATCCAGAAGTCACACTTAAATAGACACAGGAGaattcacacaggagagaagccctatgggTGCAGCGACTGTGGGAAGTCTTTCATTAAGAAGTCACAACTCCATGAGCATCATCGAACCCATACAGGAGAAAAACCGTATGTATGTGCTGAATGTGGAAAGGCTTTCACCATCAGATCAAATCTTCTTaaacaccagaaaattcataGTAAACAGAAGCCCTATAAACGCAGTGACTTTGGGAAGGCCTTTCACTGGAAGGTGCAGCTCACAAGTCAACACAGTGTACCTCAGAAGTCTGACGCTGGGGAGGTGGAGTGCCCAGTGCCGCAATCATGGTGTGGGGGTACGAATAAACAAGAGGCCACAGCTTGA
- the Znf484 gene encoding zinc finger protein 484 isoform X2 — protein sequence MSKSLGPVSFKDVTVEFSGEEWQHLDLAQRSLYRDVMLENYFNLISVGCPVPKPEVIFNLEQAEPRVWDEEASGQHCADGDIGFETSQQRLSEEFSFQCERVDLFTGDNLYSLLEKLWKPRGRCEGNQATPLRHVVFRDRAALADSRSCGYQDAGKIGHINTHLIPSRKGFHPGDAFGKNLKLVASLNNHNRNNATENHDEVISREDAVTHVDSHTEGSACGGKRCRERGGHKQALTPHPKSHAVENLPLFSDYVKVFTENSHLFAHQRIYAGEKQHECSKCETVFTQKPPLATPCRVSAGEEPFKCMVFGKSSHQKTRNEENFYKFSEYRRAFVQKSDQFRRQKDHPGEKPYEFSECVKSFSQNANLSIIKKNHTGGKHFECTDCGKAFTRKSTLSMHQKIHTGEKPYVCAECGKAFIRKSHFITHERIHTGEKPYECSDCGKCFIKKSQLHVHQRIHTGENPFICSQCGKVFTHKTNLIIHQKIHTGERPYICNECGKAFTDRSNLIKHQKIHTGEKPYKCNDCGKSFTWKSRLRIHQKCHTGERHYQCRECGKAFIQKSTLSMHQRIHRGEKPYVCNKCGKAFFHKSHFITHERIHTGEKPYECSDCGKSFTKKSQLHVHQQIHTGEKPYRCAECGKAFTDRSNLFTHQKIHTGEKPYKCNDCGKAFTRKSGLHIHQQSHTGERHYECSECGKAFARKSTLIMHQRIHTGEKPYVCTECGKSFIQKSHLNRHRRIHTGEKPYGCSDCGKSFIKKSQLHEHHRTHTGEKPYVCAECGKAFTIRSNLLKHQKIHSKQKPYKRSDFGKAFHWKVQLTSQHSVPQKSDAGEVECPVPQSWCGGTNKQEATA from the exons GGACCAGTGTCTTTCAAGGATGTAACCGTGGAGTTCAGCGGGGAGGAGTGGCAGCACTTGGACCTTGCCCAGAGAAGCCTGTACAGggatgtgatgctggagaactattTCAACCTGATCTCAGTGG GCTGTCCAGTTCCCAAACCAGAAGTCATCTTCAACCTGGAGCAAGCAGAGCCACGCGTGTGGGATGAGGAGGCCTCCGGTCAGCACTGTGCGG atggTGATATTGGTTTTGAGACTTCACAACAGAGACTATCTGAGGAATTTTCTTTCCAGTGTGAGAGGGTTGATCTCTTCACAGGAGATAACCTCTATTCCCTTTTAGAAAAATTGTGGAAGCCAAGGGGGAGATGTGAAGGAAACCAGGCCACGCCTTTACGTCACGTTGTCTTCAGGGACAGGGCAGCACTAGCTGATTCGAGGAGCTGTGGATACCAGGACGCTGGGAAAATTGGGCACATAAACACACATCTGATTCCTTCACGAAAAGGATTCCATCCTGGTGATGCCTTTGGAAAGAATCTGAAGCTCGTTGCAAGCTTAAATAATCATAATAGAAACAATGCAACAGAAAATCATGATGAGGTTATCAGCCGTGAGGATGCTGTTACTCACGTGGATTCTCATACGGAAGGGAGTGCTTGTGGAGGTAAGCGTTGTCGGGAACGTGGGGGTCATAAGCAAGCTCTCACTCCACATCCGAAAAGTCATGCTGTGGAAAATCTCCCTTTGTTTTCTGACTATGTAAAAGTTTTCACTGAGAATTCCCACCTCTTTGCACATCAGAGGATTTATGCTGGAGAAAAACAGCATGAGTGTAGTAAATGTGAGACAGTCTTCACCCAGAAGCCCCCACTTGCTACTCCTTGCAGAGTTTCTGCAGGAGAGGAGCCCTTTAAGTGTATGGTATTTGGGAAGTCAAGTCACCAGAAAACTCGTAATGAGGAAAATTTCTATAAATTCAGTGAATACAGAAGAGCCTTTGTCCAGAAGTCTGATCAGTTCAGACGCCAGAAAGACCATCCTGGAGAAAAACCCTATGAATTCAGTGAATGTGTGAAAAGCTTCTCACAGAATGCAAACCTcagcataattaaaaaaaatcatactggAGGGAAACACTTTGAATGTACTGACTGTGGAAAAGCCTTCACAAGGAAATCCACACTAAGTATGCATCAGaaaattcacacaggagaaaaacccTATGTATGTGctgagtgtgggaaagccttcatcCGGAAATCCCATTTTATCACACATgaaagaattcatactggagagaagccctatgaatgcagCGACTGTGGGAAATGctttataaaaaaatcacagCTCCATGTGCATCAGcgaattcacacaggagaaaatccTTTTATATGTTCACAATGTGGAAAGGTCTTCACTCACAAGACAAATCTCATTAtacaccagaaaattcatactggggAGAGACCCTACATATGtaatgaatgtgggaaagcctttactGACAGGTCCAATCtcattaaacaccaaaaaattcacactggagaaaaacctTATAAATGCAATGACTGTGGAAAATCATTCACCTGGAAGTCACGGCTCAGAATCCATCAGAAATGCCATACTGGCGAGAGACATTACCAGTGTCgtgagtgtgggaaagccttcattCAGAAGTCCACACTAAGTATGCACCAGAGGATTCACAGAGGAGAAAAGCCCTATGTGTGCAACAAGTGTGGGAAGGCCTTCTTCCACAAATCCCATTTTATCACACATGaaagaatccacactggagagaaaccctatgaatgcaGCGATTGTGGGAAATCCTTCACCAAGAAATCACAGCTCCACGTGCATCAGCAGattcacacaggagagaagccctacaggTGTGCTGAATGTGGAAAGGCCTTCACTGACAGGTCCAATCTCTTCACACACCAgaaaattcacactggagagaaaccctataaaTGTAATGActgtggaaaagccttcactcGAAAGTCAGGCCTCCACATACATCAGCAGTCCCACACTGGAGAAAGACATTACGAGTGCAgcgaatgtgggaaagcctttgctAGAAAGTCAACACTAATTATGCACCAGAGAATTCACACCGGAGAGAAACCCTATGTTTGTACTGAATGTGGGAAGTCCTTCATCCAGAAGTCACACTTAAATAGACACAGGAGaattcacacaggagagaagccctatgggTGCAGCGACTGTGGGAAGTCTTTCATTAAGAAGTCACAACTCCATGAGCATCATCGAACCCATACAGGAGAAAAACCGTATGTATGTGCTGAATGTGGAAAGGCTTTCACCATCAGATCAAATCTTCTTaaacaccagaaaattcataGTAAACAGAAGCCCTATAAACGCAGTGACTTTGGGAAGGCCTTTCACTGGAAGGTGCAGCTCACAAGTCAACACAGTGTACCTCAGAAGTCTGACGCTGGGGAGGTGGAGTGCCCAGTGCCGCAATCATGGTGTGGGGGTACGAATAAACAAGAGGCCACAGCTTGA